The proteins below are encoded in one region of Mycteria americana isolate JAX WOST 10 ecotype Jacksonville Zoo and Gardens chromosome 22, USCA_MyAme_1.0, whole genome shotgun sequence:
- the LOC142419719 gene encoding uncharacterized protein LOC142419719: MLYHPYMADPQPDFLSGETEARNSTPGSYADSVAEQGMQTRSLACWACALATIHLPAQGPFCVQSVPQTIEVFELLLILECRESGKTEVRGGGLGLLHMEKYRSTENGSSSQRAGLAGWDCRPPLPEHPGSSDGSVIGRRHSQPQAVFDAVQATEMPMRLDEKQAKCFISDTSLLSALTPPSPFPTVYEFRILVLPCLAGNPVSAGKACRSAGTRSQKLILIVNIYPVGIPGSHLLWSTAAFSSTASLSKDVPEAACHPGSVPHAQQQPWLAGAGRDGRNTASSPLEEPGPGQLDWGSRAAFRLPRDPSCDWSQARNEGRQWGVVGRRGKGWHFNLAPQGQICPSLKAPNSVSASLTVFSKKPCALLHLMRFHCRASASPSLHDRRPEGTGWDIAASLRPAGSGAKGRKKVNVCSGFPLLSSSLSS, encoded by the exons ATGCTCTACCATCCCTACATGGCAGATCCTCAGCCTGATTTCctcagtggggaaactgaggcacggaacAGCACTCCGGGGTCATATGCTGATTCTGTGGCTGAGCAGGGAATGCAGACAAGGTCTCTTGCCTGCTGGGCCTGTGCTTTAGCCACAATCCATCTCCCTGCCCAAGGCCCTTTCTGTGTTCAAAGTGTTCCACAAACAATTGAGGTCTTTGAactcctcctcatcctg GAGTGCAGGGAAAGTGGCAAAACGGAGGTCAGAGGAGGGGGACTGGGTCTTCTGCACATGGAGAAG TATCGGAGCACTGAGAACGGCAGCAGCAGTcagagagcagggctggccgGCTGGGACTGCAGGCCACCTCTCCCTGAACACCCTGGGAGCTCTGATGGCAGTGTTATAGGCAGGAGGC ACTCCCAGCCACAGGCTGTGTTTGATGCTGTCCAGGCCACTGAGATGCCAATGAGACTAGATGAAAAGCAAGCCAAGTGTTTCATCAGt GACACGTCTCTCCTCAGTGCCTTAACACCTCCCAGTCCCTTTCCCACCGTCTATGAATTTAGGATACTGGTTCTTCCTTGCCTCGCAGGCAATCCAGTTAGCGCTGGCAAGGCGTGCAGGTCTGCAGGTACCAGATCACAGAAGCTGATCCTGATTGTCAATATTTACCCCGTGGGTATCCCTGGCAGCCATCTCCTGTGGAGCACTGCAGCCTTTTCTTCCACAG CATCATTGAGCAAGGACGTCCCAGAGGCAGCGTGTCACCCAGGGAGTGTTCCCCAcgctcagcagcagccctggctcgccggggccgggcgggatgGCAGGAACACAGCATCCTCCCCGCTGGAAGAACCAg GACCTGGCCAGCTTGATTGGGGTTCAAGAGCCGCCTTCCGCCTGCCCAGAGATCCCAGCTGTGATTGGAGCCAGGCCAGGAATGAGGGAAGGCAATGGGGAgttgtggggaggagagggaagggctggCATTTTAATCTAGCTCCACAGGGACAAATATGCCCATCCCTGAAAGCGCCAAACAGTGTCTCTGCTAGTCTGACGGTGTTCAGCAAAAAGCCTTGCGCCCTTCTGCATCTCATGCGCTTCCACTGCAGAGCCTCAGCGTCCCCCTCGCTCCACGACCGTCGGCCAGAAGGAACTGGCTGGGACATCGCTGCTTCCCTGCGTCCAGCCGGGTCTGGAGCAAAGGG GAGGAAGAAGGTGAATGTTTGCAGTGGATTTCCTcttctgtcctcctccctctcgTCCTAG